DNA from Actinoplanes sp. SE50/110:
CAGCGCCGCCTCGCGTGGGTCGGCTTCCTCCTGGCCGCCTTCCAGGCGCCCCTGGCGGCGAAGCTCATCGCTGACGCCTCCTGGTTCTTCGCCGTCGTGGTGGCCCTGGTGGTCGCGACGGTCATCATCGCCGACGACGCGCAGCGTCGCCGCCCCCGCCAGGCCAACTACCAGGAGTAGTCTCTCCGCCGCCGCACCGCGCGGCCCGGCCGCTCCCGGGCGAGCAGGGCCGCCGTGCCGATCGGCGTCAGCGGGGCCGGGCCTCGTGGCCGGGACGTCCGTGAGTTCGCCGGCGTTCCTTCAGCTCCGCCTCGTAGAGATGACGCCGCCCGCCCACGAGTTCCTCCCGAGCCTCGCGCTCCAGCCGGCGGAACTCGCTGTAATACCCGTCATCGAACTCTTCGACGAGCTGAAACGTCCACCGACCCGGCACGACGTTGCGCCCGATGAGCTCGCGCTCGATCCGCTCCGCGATCGCGGTCTGCCCACCCTGCATGAACAGCGACACCGCCTCGTCGAGCTTGAAGTCCGCCGACCCGATCAGCTGGTGCAGCGAGTACAGGTGCCCCCGGACGCGCTCCACGGTCTCCAGCGCCTCGCTCAACTTCCCCAGGGCTTCGACGGTCACATCGTCCACGCCGTCGGGCCGCCGATGCGCCGCATCCGGTCCGCTCTCCCGGGCCGCCTCCGCGGCCGTCCCGTTCCCCCGTGCCGCCTCCGCGGCCGTCCCGTTCCCACCCGTCATCGGGTTCTCCCTCGCCTGCCTCGCCGTCTGCCTCGCCGGACGCGGCTGTCGTACCCCGGTCCGGGCCTCCGCGAACGCCGCGCCACCGGCCGATCCGGACGCATCGCCGACCCACCGGGAACCGCGCGACGAGTTCAACCGTCCTGCACCGTTAGGGAGAACCGTTGGCTACCCCGCAGTCTCTAACTTTTCCCTCATGAACGGACTCTTCAGCAACGCCGCCGCCCGCGCTGCCCTCCGCTCCGCGCACGCCTCGCTCGCCGACCTGACCGCCGCCGTCGGCGTCAGCGGTCTCGCCGCCGCCCAGGCCAACCCGGGCCTGATGTCCGTCATCGACCAGCACGCGGCCGGCGTCCGCGACAGCCTCGACGCCGACACCCGCCCGCTCACCCCGATCCTGCTGGCCGCCTACGCCGAGGGCGTCCGCGACGCCGCGTTCCAGCACGGCTGGGTGGCCCCCGAGGGCGAGATCGACTGGTCCGAGAACGACTGGGTCCTGCGTCGCCTTCTCGCCGTCTGCAGCCTCGCCCGCACGCTGCCCAACCCGCGCTGACCCCTTCGCGCAGGGGCATGCCCGCCTGATCACCGGGCCGCCCGGCCAGCCTTGATCATCGGAACAGCCGTGCCCCGGGGCCGGCACCGCCCCGGCGGTGCCGGCCCCTCCGCCTTTCCCGCGTGCTCCCGCTCCGCGGCACCCCGGCTTCCGCAGCGCCGGCCCTTCCGCCTTGCGCGTGCTCCGCGATACCCCGGCCTCAGCGGCGCCGGCCGACGTCAGGAGCGGGCGGAACCGTTCACGGCACATCCGACGGGAGCGCTCGTCGGCGCCGCCGCGAACCCGAAGCCGAAGGTGACCGTGTCGCCGGCGCCCAGCGCCGCACCGGCCGGCCGGAACGTGACGACCGTCCCCGACTGTGCCACCGCGACCTCCCCGGAGGTCACCGTGACCGGCTCGCCGCCCGGCACGCTGAGCGTGACGGTCCAGTCCGCCGCCTCCCCGCCACCGGCGTTGACCACCTGCACCGAGCCCCGGTGGCTGCCGTCGTCGTAGTGGTAGACCGCGCTCAGCACCGCCGGCGTCCCGGTGTCGGCCGTCTCGCCGCCGGCCGCCACCACCGGCCGGCGCCGGGACAGCCAGCCGCGCACGATCGCGACAGCGGCCGACGCAACGCCCGAGGGCGGACCGCCGGGCGTGGCGGAGGCCGGCGGGACCACGAGCCGCAGCCGCGGTACCACCGGATACGGTTCCGAGGTCGCGGCGAATCCGAGGATCTCCTCGGCCGGCGCCGGCGCCGGCACCGCGGCCGTCTCCGCCGACGCGGACCACCCGTCCAGCCCGCCCTCGACGGGAGCCTGCGCCTCGCTGCCGGGGACGGGCTCCCCCGTGGTGTCACCAGTCACGGCGGCGACTATAAATGATCTGAGAACACGCAGGTCACACGCCAGATCACGCACGGTGACGCAGTGCGGGGCGACTGTCTCGCAGATCGTCAAGAATCGGACGGTCGGCCGGTGCGACATCGTACAAACGGCTTAGCCGGGATAGGCTTTCCGCATGGTCGGCTCGGGAGCGGCACGCCCGCCAGCGATCTCCACGCTGCCCGTGCAGTCCGCCGGTGCGAAGGGCTGCGCGGCCCTGGTGCATGCCTTCGACTGGTCGCGCACCTCGCTCGGCCCGCTCGAGCGGTGGGATCACGCGGTGCGCACGGCGGTCGATCTTATGCTGGAGTCACCGGTCGCGATGATGCTGGTCTGCGGCGCCGACTACGTGGTGCTCTACAACGACGCCTACGCCGAGGTGCTGGGCGGCCGGCACCCGGTGGCGCTGGGCCGGCCGGCCGTGCAGGCGTTCGGGGAGGCCTGGGACCAGCCGGGGATGAGCGACGTGATCGGCCGGGTGTTCCGCACCGGCCACGCCGTGCTGGAG
Protein-coding regions in this window:
- a CDS encoding cellulose binding domain-containing protein; translated protein: MTGDTTGEPVPGSEAQAPVEGGLDGWSASAETAAVPAPAPAEEILGFAATSEPYPVVPRLRLVVPPASATPGGPPSGVASAAVAIVRGWLSRRRPVVAAGGETADTGTPAVLSAVYHYDDGSHRGSVQVVNAGGGEAADWTVTLSVPGGEPVTVTSGEVAVAQSGTVVTFRPAGAALGAGDTVTFGFGFAAAPTSAPVGCAVNGSARS
- a CDS encoding DUF6401 family natural product biosynthesis protein: MNGLFSNAAARAALRSAHASLADLTAAVGVSGLAAAQANPGLMSVIDQHAAGVRDSLDADTRPLTPILLAAYAEGVRDAAFQHGWVAPEGEIDWSENDWVLRRLLAVCSLARTLPNPR